In the Syntrophobacterales bacterium genome, TGATTTCTGAATAAGGAGGTATCGGTCCACGATATCATTATTCATGACCACTTCTCTTAGTTTCAAAGTCCTTACCAGATCATCATTGAACTGTTCCTTGAATATATTCCGATACATGTTCACACGTCTGTTATAGGCCTCCATGTATTCTGTCATTGTCACCTTGTGGGATCCCACTTTCGCGACCGTTTTTTCTCTCTCACGAGTGCCCCCCACACCAAAAAAAATAAATACGACAATGATAAGTCCGAAAATGATCTTTATCATCCAGCCTGCTGCGTACTTTCTCATGAATCTTAACATTAGGCTCTCCTCACGGCTGATTTTATTGATTTTGACTTTTTAAAATAGTATATTAAAGCAGTTTTTTCAATATCTTTAATTTAGGCAAAAGGGGATTATCCATTATGCTTCAATCGTTTTTTGGACTCATATCTAAAGATTTAGCTATAGATCTCGGCACAGCAAATACCCTTGTATATACGAAAGGAAGGGGCATTGTATCCAACGAACCGTCTGTAGTGGCAGTCCACAGGGATCACCGGGGAGGAAAGAGGGTCATCGCGGTAGGAGAAGAAGCAAAAAAAATGCTCGGCAAGACCCCGGGGAATATCCTTGCAATCAGGCCTCTCAAGGATGGCGTAATCGCGGACTTTGAGATCACCGAGGCTATGCTCAAATACTTTATTCAGAAGACCCACAATAAAAAATCGTACGCACGGCCCCGCATCGTCATTTCGATCCCGTCTGGAATTACGCCTGTGGAAAAAAGAGCGGTAAAAGAGTCCGCCGAGTCCGCCGGAGCCCGCGAAGTATACCTCATTGAAGAGCCCATGGCCGCCGCCATAGGCGTTGGGCTTCCCATTACGGAGCCAAACGGCAATATGATCGTGGACATAGGCGGCGGAACAACAGAGGTGGCCGTGATCAGCCTTGCCGGTATCGTCTACTGCAACTCCGTTAGGGTGGCAGGAGACAAAATCGACGAAGCAATTATACAATACGTGAAGCGTAAGTATAACCTACTAATCGGC is a window encoding:
- a CDS encoding rod shape-determining protein codes for the protein MLQSFFGLISKDLAIDLGTANTLVYTKGRGIVSNEPSVVAVHRDHRGGKRVIAVGEEAKKMLGKTPGNILAIRPLKDGVIADFEITEAMLKYFIQKTHNKKSYARPRIVISIPSGITPVEKRAVKESAESAGAREVYLIEEPMAAAIGVGLPITEPNGNMIVDIGGGTTEVAVISLAGIVYCNSVRVAGDKIDEAIIQYVKRKYNLLIGERTAELIKISIGSAYPSLDDEELSMEVKGRDLVGGIPKTLEISSNEIREAIAEPVNAIVEAVRIALEKTPPELASDIVDKGIVISGGGATLRNLDILIKEVTRLPVIIADNPLTAVVEGTGRALDEINLLKEIATYF